From the genome of Corallincola holothuriorum, one region includes:
- a CDS encoding MFS transporter: MERRQYLSLGAGYFSFFAILGLMVPYLSVFLDGRGYSSLQIGELLAIVMATRIISPNLWAAVADHTGKRVQVMRGGALVAFLCFFAAYPDINWWFMALAMASFSFFWTAILPQLEVLTLRSLGKERHRYSRLRAWGSVGFIVVVICAGYVVEQLGSEAVVYIGSVLLILLLLSTLLVRELPGQNDKQGSTHFAANWLSRPMLMFMAATILLQISHGPYYGFFVLYMEGLGYSAAFAGWLISLGVVAEIALFMVSGQLLKRWGVKWLLSIAMALTALRWLLLGLLPESLAVLLFSQTLHAASFGLTHAASIQFIHGYFSERQQGRGQAMYNSVGFGIGGALGAWIAGVTWQQGAGAMTSYLIAALAATAACMLVLAIPRQKMA; this comes from the coding sequence ATGGAACGACGTCAGTACCTCAGTCTTGGCGCAGGCTATTTTAGCTTCTTCGCCATTCTGGGGCTGATGGTTCCCTACCTCAGCGTGTTCCTTGATGGTCGTGGTTACAGCTCCCTGCAGATTGGTGAGCTGCTCGCTATCGTGATGGCCACGCGGATCATTTCCCCTAATCTTTGGGCCGCTGTCGCTGACCATACCGGTAAACGGGTACAGGTGATGCGTGGTGGTGCCTTGGTGGCTTTCCTCTGTTTCTTTGCCGCTTACCCCGATATCAATTGGTGGTTTATGGCGTTGGCTATGGCGAGCTTCTCCTTTTTCTGGACTGCGATACTGCCGCAGCTTGAAGTACTGACGCTGCGTTCCCTGGGGAAGGAGCGTCATCGCTACAGCCGACTGCGAGCCTGGGGCAGCGTCGGTTTTATTGTGGTGGTGATCTGTGCTGGCTATGTGGTGGAACAGTTGGGTAGTGAAGCCGTGGTTTATATTGGCTCTGTGCTGCTGATCTTGTTGTTACTCAGCACCCTGCTGGTACGAGAGCTGCCAGGGCAAAATGATAAACAGGGGAGTACTCACTTCGCTGCTAACTGGCTTAGTCGGCCGATGTTGATGTTTATGGCTGCCACCATTTTACTGCAGATAAGTCACGGCCCCTATTACGGCTTTTTTGTGCTCTACATGGAAGGTTTGGGTTATAGTGCGGCGTTTGCCGGTTGGCTGATCTCACTTGGCGTTGTGGCAGAAATTGCGCTGTTTATGGTCAGTGGTCAATTGCTTAAACGTTGGGGGGTGAAATGGTTGCTAAGCATCGCGATGGCACTTACCGCGTTGCGTTGGCTGTTGCTGGGGCTGCTACCAGAAAGTTTAGCCGTGCTGTTGTTTTCGCAGACCCTGCATGCCGCTAGCTTTGGCTTAACCCATGCCGCGTCCATCCAGTTTATCCATGGATACTTTTCGGAGCGCCAGCAGGGGCGGGGGCAGGCGATGTATAACAGTGTCGGCTTTGGTATCGGTGGTGCCCTAGGCGCCTGGATCGCCGGAGTGACCTGGCAGCAAGGGGCTGGAGCCATGACCAGCTACCTAATCGCTGCGCTGGCTGCGACAGCAGCCTGTATGTTAGTACTTGCTATCCCACGGCAGAAGATGGCGTAA
- the htpG gene encoding molecular chaperone HtpG: MAHQETHGFQTEVKQLLQLMIHSLYSNKEIFLRELVSNASDAADKLRFKALSQSDLYEGDGDLRVRISVDKDARTISIIDNGIGMTRDQVVEHLGTIAKSGTADFFKQLSGDQAADSQLIGQFGVGFYSAFIVADKVTVKTRAAGESADRGVVWESEGEGSFTVEDIERAERGTEIILHLREEENEFLDDWKLRSIVSKYSDHVSVPVQFWKEEVPESEGPDGEKIEAKPGEWEQVNSATALWTRSKSEISEEEYKEFYKTVSHDYQEPLLWSHNRVEGKHDYTSLLYVPSKAPWDLGHRESKHGLKLYVQRVFIMDDAEQFMPTYLRFVKGVLDSNDLPLNVSREILQDNAVSDAMRKACTKKVLDMLGRMAKKDEEKYQGFWAEFGNTLKEGPAEDHANKEKIAGLLRFASTHNDSSVDNVSLDAYIERMKEGQDKIYYIVADSYAAAKNSPHLEVFQKKGVEVLLMHERIDEWLMNHLSDYSEKQFQSVTRGALDLGELEDAEEKKAQEEEAKQFDGLVERVKAALGDKVKDVRITHRLTNSPACIVADEHDMSSQMIKLMEAAGQPVPEVKAIFEVNPQHDIVKHVDGLQDEEAFAEWSQLLLEQATLAERGSLEDPASFVARVNSMLLKAAQ, encoded by the coding sequence ATGGCACATCAAGAAACCCACGGTTTTCAAACCGAAGTTAAACAGCTCCTGCAGCTGATGATCCATTCACTCTATTCAAACAAAGAGATCTTCCTGCGGGAACTGGTCTCTAACGCTTCCGATGCAGCAGATAAGCTGCGTTTCAAGGCGCTGTCGCAGTCTGACCTTTATGAAGGTGACGGTGACTTGCGTGTGCGTATCAGCGTGGACAAAGACGCCCGTACCATCAGCATTATCGACAACGGTATAGGTATGACCCGTGATCAGGTGGTTGAACATCTGGGTACGATCGCGAAATCGGGCACCGCTGATTTCTTTAAGCAGCTATCTGGTGATCAGGCAGCTGATTCACAGTTGATCGGTCAGTTTGGTGTTGGTTTCTATTCCGCCTTTATTGTGGCTGACAAGGTTACGGTAAAAACCCGAGCTGCAGGTGAATCTGCAGATCGTGGTGTGGTGTGGGAATCCGAAGGTGAGGGTAGCTTCACGGTAGAAGATATCGAGCGCGCAGAGCGTGGTACCGAGATCATTCTTCATCTGCGTGAAGAGGAAAACGAGTTTCTTGATGATTGGAAACTGCGTTCTATCGTCAGCAAATATTCGGACCACGTCAGCGTGCCTGTGCAGTTCTGGAAAGAGGAAGTGCCAGAAAGTGAAGGCCCAGATGGCGAAAAAATTGAAGCTAAGCCGGGTGAGTGGGAGCAGGTCAACAGCGCGACAGCACTGTGGACCCGCAGTAAGAGCGAGATCTCCGAAGAGGAGTATAAAGAGTTCTATAAAACTGTTTCCCATGACTATCAGGAGCCATTGCTTTGGTCCCATAACCGCGTTGAAGGTAAGCACGACTACACCAGCTTACTTTACGTGCCAAGCAAGGCGCCCTGGGATCTTGGGCATCGTGAAAGCAAGCATGGCCTGAAGCTTTATGTTCAGCGCGTGTTCATCATGGATGACGCTGAACAGTTTATGCCTACCTACCTGCGATTTGTGAAGGGTGTGCTGGACTCTAACGATCTGCCGTTGAACGTTTCCCGTGAGATCCTGCAGGACAACGCGGTCAGTGATGCGATGCGTAAAGCCTGTACTAAGAAAGTACTGGATATGCTGGGTCGCATGGCGAAGAAAGACGAAGAAAAATATCAAGGCTTCTGGGCTGAGTTCGGCAATACGCTGAAAGAGGGCCCTGCTGAAGATCATGCTAACAAAGAGAAGATCGCGGGCCTGCTCCGTTTTGCTTCGACTCACAATGACAGCAGTGTCGATAACGTTTCTCTTGATGCTTACATTGAGCGGATGAAGGAAGGTCAGGACAAGATCTATTACATCGTCGCTGATAGCTATGCAGCCGCTAAGAATAGCCCGCACCTGGAAGTGTTCCAGAAAAAAGGCGTTGAAGTGCTGCTGATGCATGAGCGCATCGATGAGTGGTTGATGAATCACCTTAGCGACTACAGCGAGAAGCAGTTCCAATCTGTGACTCGTGGTGCGCTGGATTTAGGCGAGCTGGAAGACGCAGAAGAGAAGAAAGCACAGGAAGAGGAAGCCAAGCAGTTTGATGGCCTAGTTGAACGTGTGAAAGCGGCTCTGGGTGATAAAGTGAAAGATGTGCGTATCACTCACCGCCTGACTAACTCTCCAGCGTGTATCGTGGCAGACGAGCATGACATGTCTAGCCAGATGATAAAGCTGATGGAAGCGGCAGGTCAGCCTGTGCCTGAAGTGAAGGCTATCTTTGAGGTGAATCCGCAGCACGACATCGTCAAGCATGTTGATGGTTTACAAGATGAAGAAGCATTTGCTGAGTGGTCTCAGCTGTTACTTGAGCAAGCAACCCTTGCGGAGCGTGGCAGTTTAGAAGATCCGGCATCTTTCGTGGCGCGCGTGAACAGCATGTTGCTAAAAGCAGCACAATAG